From Halorubrum salinarum, the proteins below share one genomic window:
- a CDS encoding TlpA family protein disulfide reductase: MTLETLAPADVDADAFDDAVLDALAAEEYVFKVWGGDWCGDCQRQLPEFGAALAAAGVPDDRIEAFPVTKGPDGKEGELVEEYGIELIPTVVVESPGGEELARFVEEAEVSIAEFLAERLADVEATA, translated from the coding sequence ATGACACTCGAAACGCTCGCGCCCGCCGACGTCGACGCGGACGCGTTCGACGACGCCGTTCTCGACGCGCTCGCGGCCGAGGAGTACGTGTTCAAGGTGTGGGGCGGCGACTGGTGCGGCGACTGCCAGCGCCAGCTCCCGGAGTTCGGCGCCGCGCTCGCGGCCGCCGGGGTCCCGGACGACCGCATCGAGGCGTTTCCGGTGACGAAGGGACCGGACGGCAAGGAGGGCGAACTGGTCGAGGAGTACGGGATCGAGCTGATCCCGACCGTCGTCGTCGAGTCGCCCGGGGGCGAGGAGCTCGCGCGGTTCGTCGAGGAGGCGGAGGTCTCCATCGCGGAGTTCCTGGCCGAGCGGCTCGCGGACGTCGAAGCGACCGCCTGA
- a CDS encoding ThuA domain-containing protein, whose amino-acid sequence MARVTVWNEYRHERESDVVADVYPDGIHAVVADALREGGHEVRTATLDEGPDHGLTEAALDDTDVLVWWGHAAHDEVRDAVVDRVQERVLDGTGLIALHSAHYSKVFKRLMGTSCSLKWREAAERERLWTIEPSHPIADGIGEYVELAETEMYGERFDVPAPDTLVFTSWFEGGEVFRSGCCYRRGSGKVFYFRPGHETYPIYYDEDVRQVLRNAVEWAAPGDGPAPEFGNADPIEAIDTSDDRTVH is encoded by the coding sequence ATGGCACGCGTCACGGTCTGGAACGAGTACCGACACGAGCGCGAGAGCGACGTCGTCGCCGACGTGTACCCCGACGGGATCCACGCCGTCGTCGCGGACGCGCTCCGTGAGGGCGGTCACGAGGTCCGCACCGCGACGCTCGACGAGGGGCCGGACCACGGGCTCACCGAGGCCGCCTTGGACGACACCGACGTCCTCGTCTGGTGGGGCCACGCCGCGCACGACGAGGTGCGCGACGCGGTCGTCGACCGCGTCCAGGAGCGCGTCCTCGACGGCACGGGCCTGATCGCGCTCCACTCCGCGCACTACTCGAAGGTTTTCAAGCGGCTGATGGGCACCAGCTGCTCGCTGAAGTGGCGCGAGGCCGCCGAGCGCGAGCGACTGTGGACGATCGAACCGAGCCACCCGATCGCCGACGGGATCGGCGAGTACGTCGAGCTGGCGGAGACCGAGATGTACGGCGAGCGGTTCGACGTGCCCGCGCCCGACACGCTCGTGTTCACCTCCTGGTTCGAGGGCGGCGAAGTGTTCCGGTCCGGCTGCTGTTACCGCCGTGGGAGCGGGAAGGTGTTCTACTTCCGGCCCGGCCACGAGACGTACCCGATATACTACGACGAGGACGTTCGGCAGGTCCTTCGGAACGCGGTCGAGTGGGCGGCGCCGGGCGACGGCCCCGCGCCCGAGTTCGGCAACGCCGACCCGATCGAAGCGATCGACACGAGCGACGACCGGACAGTTCACTGA
- a CDS encoding helix-turn-helix domain-containing protein, translated as MKYLRLELRYPPALIHPIHRLVDESDAVERDVLLHGSLFDETADTFLFYVEGDIDVYAEALRSVDRIREFEITRIDESGHYVFLTQRRDAVDEAMFGSLRRTGVVVVPPIDFRPDGVARLTVLGDHEPLRDALAGLPDRIDSEVLRIGEYDWRQHLFDPELTDRQFDALAAAVECGYYESPRAASVEDVADRIDAAPSTASEHLRKAESAMMKSFIDLRDVA; from the coding sequence GTGAAGTACCTGCGCCTCGAACTCCGGTACCCGCCGGCCCTCATCCATCCGATACACCGGCTGGTCGACGAGTCGGACGCCGTCGAGCGGGACGTGCTCCTCCACGGCAGCCTCTTCGACGAGACGGCCGACACGTTCCTGTTCTACGTCGAGGGGGACATCGACGTGTACGCCGAGGCGCTGCGGTCCGTCGACCGGATCCGGGAGTTCGAGATCACCCGGATCGACGAGTCGGGCCACTACGTCTTCCTCACGCAGCGGCGCGACGCGGTCGACGAGGCCATGTTCGGGTCGCTCCGACGGACCGGCGTCGTCGTCGTCCCGCCGATCGACTTCCGTCCGGACGGGGTCGCGAGGCTGACCGTCCTCGGGGACCACGAGCCGCTTCGAGACGCGCTCGCCGGGCTCCCGGACCGGATCGACAGCGAGGTCCTCCGGATCGGGGAGTACGACTGGCGACAGCACCTCTTCGACCCGGAGCTGACGGACCGGCAGTTCGACGCGCTCGCGGCCGCCGTCGAGTGCGGCTACTACGAGTCCCCGCGCGCGGCGTCCGTCGAGGACGTGGCCGACCGGATCGACGCCGCCCCGAGCACCGCGTCCGAACACCTCCGGAAGGCCGAGTCGGCGATGATGAAGTCGTTCATCGACCTTCGTGACGTGGCCTGA
- a CDS encoding NADH-quinone oxidoreductase subunit D — MSTALPRDGEDGTDDPFGPIRELVTAREEHLNAPAARVRPDDVQEALSALRSEAGYDHLACVTAQEYEGRYESIYHLRSYDDPTRELSVVVPADGDEPVSESAAPVFRTADWHEREAYDLVGVEYDDHPDLRRILLPETWQGHPLSADYDRDRPQIVSLSENEPIEPGSSTAAGSDTMLLNIGPHHPATHGVLHLQVTLDGEDVVGVEPDIGYIHRCEEQMAQSGTYRHQIMPYPDRWDWGGGGLLNEWAYARVAEDLADIEVPEYAQVIRTMAAELSRVLSHMLAMGAYALDVIGDFTATFMYAIQERERVQDLLEDLTGQRLMFNYFRPGGVAWDLPEPREAFLRGVREYLDGLPRRIEEYHDLLTRNEILQIRTVDTGTLPPEVAKEYGTTGPVLRGSGVDYDLRRDDPYGYYDELDWDVVTEDGCDNYSRLLVRMREVEESAKIVEQCVDLLDGWPEGERTVQANVPRTIRPDDDAEVYRAVEAAKGELGIYIRADGTDEPARFKIRGPSFSNLQALPEMAEGESIPDLIASLGSLDTIMGEVDR, encoded by the coding sequence ATGTCGACTGCGCTGCCGCGCGACGGCGAGGACGGGACGGACGACCCGTTCGGGCCGATCCGCGAGCTGGTCACGGCGCGAGAGGAGCACCTGAACGCCCCCGCCGCGAGGGTCCGGCCCGACGACGTTCAGGAGGCCCTCTCCGCGCTGCGGTCCGAGGCGGGGTACGACCACCTCGCCTGCGTCACGGCACAGGAGTACGAGGGCCGCTACGAGTCGATCTACCACCTGCGGTCGTACGACGACCCCACGCGGGAGCTCAGCGTCGTGGTCCCCGCCGACGGCGACGAGCCGGTCTCGGAGTCGGCGGCGCCGGTGTTCCGCACGGCGGACTGGCACGAGCGCGAGGCGTACGACCTCGTCGGCGTCGAGTACGACGACCACCCCGACCTGCGCCGGATCCTCCTGCCGGAGACGTGGCAGGGTCACCCGCTCTCGGCGGACTACGACAGAGACCGGCCGCAGATCGTCTCGCTCTCCGAGAACGAGCCGATCGAGCCCGGCTCCTCGACGGCGGCCGGGAGCGACACGATGCTCCTCAACATCGGGCCGCATCACCCCGCGACCCACGGCGTGCTCCACCTCCAGGTGACGCTCGACGGCGAGGACGTGGTCGGCGTGGAGCCGGACATCGGCTACATCCACCGGTGCGAGGAGCAGATGGCCCAGTCGGGGACGTACCGCCACCAGATCATGCCGTACCCGGACCGCTGGGACTGGGGCGGCGGCGGCCTGCTCAACGAGTGGGCCTACGCGCGCGTCGCCGAGGACCTCGCGGACATCGAGGTGCCCGAGTACGCGCAGGTGATCCGCACCATGGCCGCGGAGCTCAGTCGCGTCCTCTCGCACATGCTGGCGATGGGGGCGTACGCGCTCGACGTGATCGGCGACTTCACGGCGACGTTCATGTACGCCATCCAGGAGCGCGAGCGCGTCCAGGACCTGCTCGAAGATCTGACGGGCCAGCGGCTGATGTTCAACTACTTCCGGCCCGGCGGCGTCGCGTGGGACCTCCCCGAGCCCCGCGAGGCGTTCCTCCGGGGCGTCCGCGAGTACCTCGACGGGCTCCCGCGCCGGATCGAGGAGTACCACGACCTCCTGACGCGGAACGAGATCCTCCAGATCCGCACGGTCGACACCGGGACGCTCCCGCCCGAGGTCGCGAAGGAGTACGGGACGACCGGGCCGGTCCTCCGGGGCTCGGGCGTCGACTACGACCTGCGCCGCGACGACCCCTACGGCTACTACGACGAGCTCGACTGGGACGTGGTGACCGAGGACGGCTGCGACAACTACAGCCGCCTGCTCGTCCGGATGCGCGAGGTCGAGGAGTCCGCGAAGATCGTCGAGCAGTGCGTCGACCTGCTCGACGGCTGGCCCGAGGGCGAACGCACCGTCCAGGCGAACGTTCCGCGAACGATCCGCCCGGACGACGACGCGGAGGTCTACCGCGCGGTCGAGGCCGCGAAGGGCGAACTCGGGATCTACATCCGCGCCGACGGGACGGACGAGCCCGCCCGGTTCAAGATCCGCGGCCCGTCGTTCTCGAACCTCCAGGCGCTCCCCGAGATGGCCGAGGGCGAGTCGATCCCGGACCTGATCGCGTCGCTGGGGAGCTTAGACACGATCATGGGCGAGGTCGACCGGTGA